The following are from one region of the Abiotrophia defectiva ATCC 49176 genome:
- a CDS encoding DEAD/DEAH box helicase translates to MSETLELAPALAQEWQAAGYQQATAIQKLIMGPLAQGQSLVAISPTGSGKTLAYLLPVLGQLQAGQGLQALILAPSQELAKQIAGVAQTWGGHLDLKVQLVVGGANFKRQQEALKAKPEIIVATPGRFLELANQTRKLKVHQVRYLILDEADYLLQDEHEGAIHQIRKSLMRDVTVAWISATYGQPLVDLVASGIPLYQVESDQVSQSGQVDHVYVLTHDRQKVQQLKRLAQVADMQALVFFEQVHDLETVAAKLVFQGIKVAVMHGQLSKQERERAFRLVQQGKVTYLLTTDMAARGLDIPDLPYIIHYNRVDSLDTYVHRSGRTGRMGKSGTVLSLVNEQELRDLERLLAASPYQLSERITFKGQLVGPQERAGQQDQEGEERPKPKPKTGAKPARKAKAAAVTKPKKKKDRHRDSKNKGKRKAKA, encoded by the coding sequence ATGTCAGAGACTCTAGAACTTGCTCCAGCCCTTGCCCAGGAATGGCAGGCTGCGGGCTATCAACAAGCCACTGCGATTCAAAAGCTCATCATGGGGCCTTTAGCGCAAGGCCAATCCCTGGTGGCTATTTCGCCTACGGGGAGTGGTAAGACCTTGGCCTATCTCTTACCAGTCTTAGGACAACTGCAAGCCGGTCAGGGGCTACAGGCCTTGATTTTGGCGCCATCACAAGAACTGGCCAAGCAAATTGCAGGCGTGGCCCAAACTTGGGGAGGTCATTTGGATTTAAAAGTCCAATTAGTGGTAGGGGGCGCCAACTTTAAGCGTCAGCAGGAGGCCCTTAAGGCTAAGCCAGAAATCATCGTGGCAACGCCAGGTCGCTTCTTAGAATTAGCTAACCAAACCCGTAAACTCAAGGTCCACCAGGTTCGTTACTTGATTTTGGACGAAGCAGATTATTTACTGCAAGACGAGCATGAAGGGGCCATTCACCAGATTAGAAAGTCCCTTATGCGGGATGTGACAGTAGCTTGGATTAGTGCTACCTATGGTCAGCCTTTGGTTGATTTGGTGGCATCTGGCATTCCCCTCTATCAGGTAGAGAGCGACCAGGTCAGCCAGTCTGGGCAAGTGGACCATGTCTATGTCCTGACCCATGACCGGCAAAAGGTCCAACAACTCAAGCGTCTGGCCCAAGTAGCAGATATGCAAGCCTTGGTCTTCTTTGAACAGGTGCATGACCTAGAAACTGTGGCGGCTAAATTAGTCTTTCAAGGCATTAAGGTGGCAGTCATGCATGGCCAACTGTCTAAGCAGGAGCGGGAGCGGGCCTTCCGCCTAGTCCAGCAAGGTAAGGTGACATACTTGCTGACGACTGATATGGCGGCGCGGGGCTTAGATATTCCCGACCTACCTTATATCATCCACTATAACCGAGTGGATAGCCTGGATACCTATGTTCACCGCTCAGGCCGTACAGGCCGTATGGGTAAATCCGGGACGGTTCTGTCTTTAGTTAATGAACAGGAATTACGCGATCTAGAAAGGCTCTTAGCAGCCAGCCCTTACCAACTGTCAGAGCGCATTACCTTCAAGGGTCAATTAGTCGGGCCCCAAGAACGCGCTGGCCAGCAAGACCAAGAAGGGGAAGAGAGACCAAAGCCAAAGCCTAAGACAGGAGCCAAACCAGCCCGCAAAGCTAAGGCAGCTGCCGTGACCAAGCCTAAGAAGAAAAAAGACCGGCATCGCGACAGTAAGAACAAGGGTAAAAGAAAAGCAAAAGCATAG
- a CDS encoding GNAT family N-acetyltransferase produces MSNLYLKEISPADYPALAAYRQVYLNRQLVAHGCGDLENYDDMAAWHQRQVAMTKRETLPQGYAPAKIWLVMEPATQDGASDRLVGLSNLRLELTDYLRQFGGHVGYSIAPDCWGQGYGTQLLALTLDKARQEGLQRLLITCDKTNLGSARVIEKNGGLLENLVTEPDGNLLCRYWIDL; encoded by the coding sequence ATGAGTAACTTGTATCTTAAGGAGATTAGTCCAGCTGATTATCCGGCCCTAGCAGCCTATCGTCAGGTCTATCTCAATCGTCAATTAGTCGCCCATGGCTGTGGTGACCTTGAAAACTATGACGATATGGCGGCTTGGCATCAAAGACAAGTGGCCATGACCAAACGTGAGACGCTGCCCCAGGGCTATGCGCCAGCCAAAATATGGTTAGTGATGGAGCCGGCCACTCAGGATGGTGCCAGTGATCGCTTGGTTGGTCTAAGTAATTTACGGCTTGAATTAACGGATTATTTACGTCAGTTCGGTGGTCATGTCGGTTACTCCATCGCGCCCGATTGCTGGGGCCAGGGCTATGGCACCCAACTTTTGGCCTTAACCCTAGATAAGGCCCGTCAAGAAGGGCTCCAGAGACTACTGATTACCTGTGACAAGACCAATCTAGGTTCGGCACGCGTCATTGAGAAGAATGGCGGGCTTTTGGAAAATCTGGTGACAGAACCAGATGGCAATCTCTTGTGTCGTTATTGGATTGACTTATAG
- a CDS encoding Gfo/Idh/MocA family oxidoreductase encodes MIRVGTIGTSQITERFLEALSLLPEVYELHGVYSRQKNKAKDLAQRFGATYYCDDLAEFWADPELDLVYIASPNGVHFEQTKRAIQAGKHVMVEKPMFANVDQWQEAHTLARAHGVLLFEAVLHIHNPNYKRLKQLVANKRQDAKQPFLGANFILGQYSSRYPDYLDSQAQGLEPPNIFNPAMAGGSLMDLGVYPIYVIVDLFGMPQRLKYSAVQGANGVDLFGNAILYYDQFQVSLLVSKAVHSTQASEIYLDNEVIAIQDITRIRTVSLANSQGQTAVISQYQPKHDMVGELEAFGQVLRGYRGLEEKSPANELYRHWTLLSYQVAQVMQAMRQSAQLAFPFEGEAYQESEVSL; translated from the coding sequence ATGATTCGAGTTGGCACCATCGGGACCTCTCAGATTACAGAGCGCTTCTTAGAAGCCCTCAGTCTGCTACCAGAGGTTTATGAGCTCCACGGCGTCTATTCGCGCCAAAAGAATAAGGCTAAGGATTTAGCCCAGCGCTTTGGTGCGACCTATTACTGTGATGATTTGGCTGAATTCTGGGCGGATCCTGAACTGGACTTGGTTTATATAGCCAGTCCCAATGGGGTCCATTTTGAACAGACCAAACGGGCCATCCAGGCTGGCAAACATGTCATGGTTGAAAAGCCAATGTTTGCTAATGTGGATCAGTGGCAGGAGGCCCATACCTTGGCCCGAGCCCATGGCGTCTTACTCTTTGAGGCTGTCCTCCACATCCACAACCCTAACTATAAACGGCTTAAGCAACTGGTGGCCAACAAGCGCCAAGATGCTAAGCAGCCTTTCCTAGGGGCTAATTTTATTCTAGGACAGTACTCTAGTCGCTATCCGGACTATTTGGATAGTCAGGCTCAGGGCTTGGAGCCGCCTAATATCTTCAATCCGGCTATGGCAGGAGGTAGCTTGATGGACTTGGGGGTCTACCCCATCTATGTCATCGTGGATCTCTTCGGTATGCCCCAGCGCCTTAAGTATTCAGCTGTTCAAGGAGCCAATGGGGTGGACCTCTTTGGTAATGCTATTCTCTATTATGACCAGTTTCAGGTCAGTCTCCTAGTTTCTAAGGCGGTACATTCCACACAAGCCAGTGAAATCTATCTGGATAATGAGGTCATCGCCATTCAGGATATTACCCGTATTCGGACGGTCAGCCTGGCCAATAGCCAGGGGCAGACAGCAGTCATCAGTCAATATCAGCCTAAGCACGATATGGTGGGAGAACTCGAAGCCTTCGGCCAAGTCTTGCGAGGCTATCGCGGCCTAGAAGAAAAGAGCCCAGCTAATGAACTTTATCGCCACTGGACCCTCTTAAGTTATCAGGTGGCCCAAGTCATGCAAGCCATGCGACAATCGGCCCAACTCGCCTTTCCTTTTGAGGGAGAGGCCTATCAAGAAAGTGAGGTAAGCCTCTGA
- a CDS encoding acyl-ACP thioesterase domain-containing protein: protein MVQTRFSKFFPRQEIVHKQGIVEPQRMIRYALITSGAHDQVVRTQLNYAFVSETQSWIVTQYRLELVDCYQGQDDLRVETLLCEANRFFCNRRFRFYEGDRLLAIVEAQYVILDLDKRRIVRLPIESFQEANLVIEEEEPAHFDPVKWEGDQVQESKTSPLAITPEVIDENGHVNNLVYIGWALDQLASQAPYSSCYIKYGSELLPSDQVEIRSQLVPLNDQEWVTDHQIYNLSKDKVACLVQFVWNQPVDLA from the coding sequence ATGGTTCAAACCCGCTTTTCTAAGTTTTTCCCACGTCAAGAAATCGTCCACAAGCAGGGGATTGTTGAGCCCCAGCGCATGATTCGTTATGCTCTTATCACTTCTGGCGCCCATGACCAAGTGGTTCGGACCCAACTCAACTATGCCTTTGTCAGTGAGACCCAGTCTTGGATTGTCACCCAGTACCGTTTGGAGCTAGTTGATTGCTATCAAGGACAGGATGACCTAAGAGTTGAAACCTTGCTCTGCGAAGCCAACCGTTTCTTCTGTAATCGCCGCTTCCGCTTCTATGAAGGAGATCGGCTGCTGGCCATTGTAGAAGCCCAATATGTCATCTTGGACTTGGATAAGCGCCGGATTGTGCGCTTACCAATTGAGTCTTTCCAAGAGGCCAATTTGGTCATAGAAGAAGAAGAGCCGGCTCATTTTGATCCGGTAAAATGGGAAGGAGACCAAGTTCAAGAAAGTAAGACGTCGCCTTTAGCCATTACGCCAGAGGTCATCGACGAAAATGGCCATGTTAACAATCTGGTCTATATTGGCTGGGCCCTAGACCAATTAGCTAGTCAAGCGCCATACTCTAGTTGCTATATCAAGTACGGCAGTGAACTCCTGCCTAGCGACCAAGTGGAGATTCGAAGCCAGCTGGTCCCTCTGAACGACCAAGAGTGGGTAACCGACCATCAAATTTATAATCTAAGTAAGGATAAAGTTGCCTGTCTGGTTCAGTTTGTCTGGAATCAGCCGGTTGACTTAGCCTAA
- a CDS encoding ABC transporter ATP-binding protein: MSIPLRLFKLVKVEWRLFLLGLVLLGGGTIIQNYAPLEIQRVIDQVLTPVFNQGKELDRAAMLQHLGFYVGLIALASIIGYFASIILMSCANRIVEYIRNKAFDVMQNLPVSYFDDKPAGKISSRIINDTETLRSNFYGGILSQAFLSLAQVIIIYVFIFSLNWYIGLALLLLLPLFYCWYVLYSRQVSQAMKVFFEAQSEVNSQVNETMNGSVMIQLSQIEASFKSRFQTIVEQMYQAALKWIRVDSTVSWSLGELLNRSFIALILAVVGYQFLGQTLAITVGQLFIYINYLDRLFMNLNNFVRQFSQIQQSVATGQRVLELLDVEQEVEVDRDLVVTQGQVEFKHVHFAYVPGQPVLKDLNLLAQPGQTIALVGHTGSGKSSMINLLFRFYDPQEGQILIDGQAIGDYSRESVRKEMGIVLQDPYLFTGTIASNVTMGNEAIDDAAVWQALERVGAKDMVSRLPQGIQAPVFEKGATYSSGERQLISFARTLAADPKILILDEATSHIDTETEEIIQHAMKVVSQGRTTFIIAHRLSTIQDADLILVLHEGQIVERGNHQALLAQDGRYAEMYRMQLQQANG, from the coding sequence ATGAGTATCCCATTAAGATTATTTAAATTGGTCAAAGTAGAGTGGCGTCTATTCCTCCTAGGCCTAGTGCTCTTGGGCGGGGGGACCATTATTCAAAACTATGCCCCCTTAGAAATTCAAAGAGTCATTGACCAGGTGCTCACGCCTGTCTTCAATCAGGGCAAGGAACTGGATAGGGCAGCTATGTTGCAACATCTGGGCTTCTATGTAGGTTTGATTGCCTTAGCTTCGATTATCGGCTATTTTGCTAGTATTATCTTAATGTCATGTGCCAACCGTATAGTGGAATACATCCGCAATAAGGCCTTCGACGTCATGCAGAATCTGCCAGTCTCATATTTTGATGATAAGCCTGCCGGCAAGATTTCCTCTCGCATTATTAATGACACGGAGACCCTGAGAAGTAACTTCTACGGCGGTATTTTGTCTCAAGCCTTCCTTAGTTTGGCTCAGGTAATCATTATTTATGTCTTTATCTTTAGCTTGAACTGGTATATCGGCTTGGCCCTTTTACTGCTTTTACCACTCTTTTATTGCTGGTATGTGCTCTACAGCCGCCAAGTCTCTCAGGCTATGAAGGTTTTCTTCGAAGCTCAGAGTGAGGTCAATTCCCAGGTCAATGAAACCATGAACGGTAGCGTCATGATTCAGCTTTCGCAAATAGAAGCCAGCTTCAAATCTCGTTTCCAGACAATCGTAGAGCAGATGTACCAAGCAGCTCTAAAATGGATTCGCGTGGACTCCACAGTCTCTTGGAGTTTGGGTGAATTGCTCAACCGGTCCTTTATTGCCTTGATTTTGGCTGTGGTGGGTTATCAATTCTTGGGGCAGACTCTGGCTATAACCGTCGGCCAGCTCTTTATCTACATCAACTACTTGGACCGACTCTTCATGAACCTCAATAACTTTGTCCGGCAATTCTCCCAGATTCAACAATCGGTGGCGACTGGCCAACGGGTCCTGGAATTACTGGACGTGGAGCAGGAAGTGGAGGTAGACCGAGACTTAGTAGTGACGCAAGGTCAAGTCGAGTTCAAGCATGTTCACTTTGCCTATGTACCGGGCCAGCCCGTCTTGAAAGATCTTAATCTGCTAGCTCAACCAGGTCAGACCATTGCACTGGTAGGGCATACGGGGTCAGGTAAGAGTTCTATGATTAATCTCTTGTTCCGCTTCTATGACCCTCAAGAAGGCCAGATTCTCATTGATGGCCAAGCCATTGGCGACTATTCCCGTGAGAGTGTCCGCAAGGAAATGGGGATTGTGCTTCAAGACCCTTATCTCTTCACCGGCACTATTGCTTCTAATGTGACCATGGGGAATGAGGCTATTGATGATGCGGCTGTCTGGCAAGCCCTTGAGCGGGTTGGGGCCAAGGACATGGTCAGTCGCCTGCCTCAAGGCATTCAGGCTCCCGTCTTTGAAAAAGGGGCTACCTATTCCAGTGGCGAACGCCAACTGATTAGTTTTGCCCGAACACTGGCTGCGGATCCTAAGATTTTGATTCTGGATGAGGCAACCTCCCATATCGATACGGAAACGGAGGAAATCATCCAACATGCCATGAAGGTCGTGAGCCAGGGGCGGACCACCTTTATCATTGCCCACCGTCTGTCGACTATTCAAGACGCTGATTTAATTTTGGTCTTACATGAAGGCCAGATTGTGGAACGCGGCAATCACCAAGCCTTGCTGGCCCAAGACGGACGCTATGCTGAAATGTACCGCATGCAGCTACAACAAGCCAATGGCTAG
- a CDS encoding ABC transporter ATP-binding protein, whose protein sequence is MLAAMWQFIKRYPITYLIILLSIIANYILWVIPTRVTQAIIDAMADHSLTGQSLALFIGIILVVSVAQYTSEYLWMSRLFSQSAFYIKEVKLNLYQKIISMRIQFFEKFRSGDMMTRFTSDVRGIEDFMGYGLMGFLLSAGTYFIIIPIMLSISWKVTLLALIPSSLILLPLVILTRRQEEAVTQQRDAVASLSNEVLEVIEGIRVTRAYGNKQESSQRFQAKTRDLASKAIRIIYYQAAFGRLSITIMSLTAALVIGVGGLEMAAGHLTLGQIIALQLYSLSLAEPLWSLTDLIVVYQNAKVSHGKIQELLEASDDLASQGTQRLSDLEELSLADYSFRYQGASEDSLRHIHLRLKKGQTLGIVGKTGSGKTTLVRQFLCQYPIGQGEFLVNNRPISDFNRHDMEKLIGYVPQEHLLFSRTVRENILLGNPSASQKQVDVAVAIAAFSQDLERMSEGYDTLIGEKGVAISGGQKQRISIARAMIKEPELLILDDALSAVDARTERIIIENIQTLRAGKTNIITTHRLSAVEHADWIVVLDQGRIVEEGRAEDLMALGGWYAEQAWRQRLNEEVSEEEVMA, encoded by the coding sequence ATGTTAGCTGCCATGTGGCAATTTATTAAACGTTATCCGATAACTTACCTGATTATTCTGCTTTCCATTATTGCCAACTATATCTTGTGGGTCATTCCTACGCGCGTGACTCAGGCCATTATTGATGCCATGGCCGACCACTCGCTGACGGGGCAGAGTCTGGCACTCTTCATTGGCATTATCTTGGTGGTGTCGGTGGCTCAATACACATCTGAATATCTATGGATGAGTCGACTCTTTAGTCAATCGGCATTCTATATCAAGGAAGTCAAGCTCAATCTCTACCAGAAGATCATCAGCATGCGGATTCAATTTTTTGAGAAGTTCCGTTCAGGCGACATGATGACTCGCTTTACTTCTGATGTTAGGGGAATTGAGGATTTTATGGGCTATGGCTTAATGGGCTTTCTCTTATCCGCGGGTACCTACTTTATCATTATTCCCATTATGCTATCTATTTCTTGGAAGGTGACCCTCTTAGCTCTTATTCCTTCTAGTCTCATCCTGCTTCCTCTTGTAATCTTAACGCGTCGACAAGAAGAAGCCGTGACGCAACAACGCGATGCGGTTGCTTCCCTTAGTAATGAGGTCTTAGAGGTCATAGAAGGCATTCGAGTGACGCGCGCTTACGGTAACAAACAAGAATCCAGTCAACGTTTCCAGGCAAAAACGCGCGATTTAGCCAGCAAGGCTATCCGGATTATCTACTACCAAGCGGCGTTTGGGCGCCTATCCATTACCATTATGTCCCTGACTGCGGCCTTAGTCATTGGCGTAGGGGGACTGGAAATGGCGGCAGGGCATTTGACCTTGGGCCAAATTATTGCTTTGCAACTCTATTCACTTTCACTGGCTGAACCGCTCTGGTCCTTAACCGATTTGATTGTTGTCTATCAAAATGCCAAAGTCAGCCATGGTAAGATCCAAGAATTATTGGAAGCTAGCGATGATTTGGCCAGTCAAGGGACTCAAAGGCTAAGTGACCTAGAGGAGCTGAGCCTAGCTGATTATAGTTTCCGCTATCAAGGAGCTTCTGAAGACAGTCTCCGTCACATTCATCTGCGTCTTAAGAAAGGCCAGACCCTGGGGATTGTCGGTAAGACAGGCAGCGGCAAGACCACCCTGGTTCGCCAATTCCTATGCCAGTATCCCATTGGCCAGGGAGAATTCTTAGTCAACAACCGACCAATCAGTGATTTTAATCGTCACGATATGGAAAAGCTGATTGGTTATGTACCGCAAGAACACTTACTCTTTTCACGTACCGTAAGGGAGAATATTCTCTTGGGTAATCCTTCTGCCAGTCAGAAACAAGTGGATGTTGCGGTGGCCATTGCAGCCTTTAGCCAAGACTTAGAACGTATGTCGGAGGGCTATGACACGCTGATTGGTGAGAAAGGGGTGGCCATATCAGGCGGTCAGAAACAACGTATCTCCATCGCCCGCGCCATGATTAAGGAACCAGAGCTCCTGATTTTAGATGATGCCTTATCGGCAGTTGATGCGCGGACTGAACGTATTATTATTGAAAATATCCAAACTCTACGAGCCGGTAAGACCAATATTATTACTACTCATCGCTTATCAGCTGTGGAGCATGCCGATTGGATTGTGGTCCTAGACCAAGGCCGCATTGTAGAAGAAGGGCGCGCAGAAGATCTCATGGCCCTAGGCGGTTGGTATGCTGAACAAGCATGGCGGCAACGCCTAAATGAAGAAGTCTCAGAAGAGGAGGTGATGGCATGA
- the gorA gene encoding glutathione-disulfide reductase → MTANYDLIVIGGGSGGVATANRAAMYGAKVALIEGKRLGGTCVNEGCVPKKITWYAAHMADVMNQVGPGYGFQDVHYQFNYQEFVKARDTYVANARASYERGLLNNGIDYIKGYAKFVDNHTVQVNGQTYSARYFMIATGGRPAVPQVPGHELLDTSDSFFEWQDLPQSVAVVGAGYIAVELAGVLHALGVESHLVVRYDRPLRKFDSMLSQALLDTMADHGPTLHAHTQFDEYRRRQDGKIECLSQGQVVLVVDRVIAAIGRALNSDALGLENTDIQVNERGIIQVNDQHQTAVPHIYAVGDVIGRPALTPVAIRAGRHVAEYLFNGAASAAIDYSQIPTVVFSHPAIATVGYTQEEAEAKFGAENLKVYTSQFNSMYQRAAGLNVPSKFKLVCHGPEEKIVGLHAIGEGVDEMLQGFAVAIKMGATKADFDATIAIHPTGSEEFVTMR, encoded by the coding sequence ATGACTGCAAACTATGATTTAATTGTGATTGGTGGCGGTAGTGGCGGTGTGGCGACAGCCAATCGCGCGGCTATGTACGGTGCCAAGGTAGCCTTGATAGAAGGCAAACGCTTAGGTGGAACCTGTGTCAACGAAGGCTGTGTGCCTAAGAAAATCACTTGGTATGCGGCTCATATGGCCGATGTTATGAACCAAGTAGGGCCAGGCTATGGTTTCCAAGATGTTCACTATCAATTTAACTACCAGGAATTTGTTAAGGCTCGTGATACTTATGTGGCCAATGCCCGCGCTAGCTATGAACGTGGTTTATTAAATAATGGCATTGATTACATCAAGGGCTATGCTAAATTCGTCGATAATCATACGGTTCAAGTTAACGGTCAGACCTATTCTGCACGTTACTTTATGATTGCCACAGGTGGCCGTCCAGCGGTGCCACAAGTGCCAGGCCACGAGCTCTTGGATACATCTGATTCCTTCTTCGAATGGCAAGACCTGCCTCAATCCGTTGCCGTTGTGGGGGCTGGCTATATTGCGGTAGAGTTGGCCGGTGTCTTACACGCTTTGGGGGTAGAGTCTCACTTAGTAGTCCGCTATGACCGCCCATTACGTAAATTTGATTCCATGCTTAGCCAAGCCTTGTTGGACACTATGGCCGATCATGGCCCAACTTTACACGCTCATACCCAGTTCGACGAATATCGTCGTCGCCAGGATGGCAAGATTGAATGCTTGTCTCAAGGTCAAGTAGTCTTAGTAGTGGATCGGGTCATTGCTGCTATTGGTCGGGCCCTTAATTCCGACGCCCTTGGCTTGGAAAATACCGATATTCAAGTCAATGAGCGAGGTATTATCCAAGTTAATGACCAACATCAGACAGCCGTGCCACATATTTATGCAGTAGGGGATGTAATCGGTCGCCCAGCCTTGACGCCGGTCGCTATCCGCGCGGGCCGTCATGTGGCAGAGTACCTCTTCAATGGGGCAGCCTCAGCCGCCATTGATTACAGCCAAATTCCAACAGTTGTCTTCTCCCACCCGGCTATCGCCACAGTGGGTTACACTCAAGAAGAAGCAGAAGCTAAATTCGGAGCAGAAAATCTTAAAGTCTATACTAGCCAGTTCAACTCCATGTATCAACGGGCTGCCGGACTCAATGTTCCTTCTAAGTTTAAGTTGGTCTGCCATGGCCCTGAAGAGAAGATTGTCGGCCTTCACGCCATTGGCGAAGGGGTAGACGAAATGCTGCAAGGCTTTGCGGTGGCCATTAAGATGGGGGCGACCAAGGCTGACTTCGATGCCACCATCGCCATTCACCCAACCGGTTCGGAAGAGTTTGTTACCATGCGTTAA
- a CDS encoding DUF1189 family protein, which translates to MKQLIAIIFSSLRMPQQIFGLSKVPFKFFRRLSRLIILWLTVTSILVIFKPLNQLFDDVKASSSNLPDFHTVDGKLELAQDQKPVYFQSQSFQLVVDDTVTVSGPQDQPTIPTDIASRLSTKSVASFFLFKDRAFGQVAGRMMQITDLYKANFNKQVASQTLNSIENYRWIFYLSLVIMAWIISWLLYWFVVLLISYLAHFTTLRSKSFKLFSQTMRLVIQVTFVPFLIYGLLQIIMPLGFVFFVFLALYTVAFIYYAQQRFMMSLFSAFNSQAFKEGMQDLQEDANKLSPEEMNERFMSLIQEARQEHHAQGQDGDDEETADANPQDHTAQNDQPSQDSSDQDQDTK; encoded by the coding sequence TTGAAACAATTAATCGCCATTATCTTTTCCTCCTTGCGAATGCCCCAACAAATCTTCGGGCTTTCCAAGGTACCCTTTAAATTCTTCCGTCGTCTTAGCCGGCTGATTATCCTCTGGCTGACCGTGACCTCTATCCTGGTGATCTTCAAGCCACTCAATCAACTCTTTGACGATGTCAAAGCCAGCTCATCTAACCTGCCGGATTTCCATACTGTTGACGGTAAGCTAGAGCTCGCCCAAGACCAAAAGCCTGTCTACTTCCAATCTCAGTCCTTCCAATTAGTTGTTGATGATACCGTAACGGTTAGCGGGCCCCAAGACCAACCTACTATTCCAACGGATATTGCCAGCCGCCTGTCTACTAAATCCGTGGCTAGTTTCTTCCTCTTCAAGGATCGGGCTTTCGGCCAAGTTGCCGGACGTATGATGCAAATTACGGACCTCTACAAGGCCAACTTTAACAAGCAGGTCGCTAGCCAAACTTTAAACTCTATTGAAAATTACCGCTGGATCTTTTATCTGTCCCTTGTCATTATGGCTTGGATTATCTCCTGGTTACTCTATTGGTTTGTAGTCCTACTTATTTCTTACTTGGCTCACTTCACTACCTTACGGTCCAAGTCTTTCAAACTCTTTAGTCAGACTATGCGCCTAGTTATTCAAGTGACCTTTGTTCCCTTCCTTATCTATGGCCTCTTACAAATCATTATGCCTCTAGGATTTGTCTTCTTTGTCTTCTTGGCCCTCTATACAGTGGCCTTCATTTATTACGCCCAACAGCGTTTTATGATGAGTCTCTTCTCGGCTTTCAATAGTCAAGCTTTCAAGGAAGGGATGCAGGACTTACAAGAAGATGCCAATAAGCTAAGTCCTGAAGAAATGAATGAACGCTTCATGTCCTTAATCCAAGAAGCCAGACAAGAGCATCATGCTCAAGGACAAGATGGAGACGATGAGGAAACCGCAGATGCAAACCCTCAAGATCACACTGCTCAAAATGACCAGCCATCACAAGATTCTTCTGACCAAGATCAAGATACTAAATAA
- a CDS encoding ROK family protein, whose translation MIGAIELGGTKCVCAVFEMDGTLIERLSVPTETPSESMPSMINFFKKYNGIKAFGFGSFGPIGANPNGKDYGYITNTPKLPWQHFDFLGAFKKEFDVPMAWTTDVNAAAYGEMKQGAARGVENCMYITIGTGVGAGVVVGGKIISGFAHPEAGHISLKRHPEDHYEGKCPFHHDCLEGMAAGPAIEARWGKKGIELSNEMEVWNLEAYYIAQALYNYYLILSTERFILGGGVMKQRQLFPMIREHLVALNNNYVTLPELEGFIVPPALEDNAGITGCYELAKELLEAK comes from the coding sequence ATGATTGGAGCAATTGAATTAGGCGGTACAAAATGTGTCTGCGCTGTCTTCGAAATGGATGGTACTTTGATTGAACGTTTGAGTGTCCCAACTGAGACGCCATCTGAATCCATGCCAAGCATGATTAACTTCTTCAAGAAATATAATGGGATTAAGGCCTTTGGTTTTGGTTCTTTCGGCCCAATCGGGGCTAACCCTAATGGCAAGGACTATGGTTATATCACCAATACGCCTAAACTACCATGGCAACACTTCGACTTTTTGGGTGCTTTCAAGAAGGAATTTGATGTGCCAATGGCTTGGACCACTGACGTCAACGCGGCAGCCTACGGTGAAATGAAGCAGGGGGCCGCTCGCGGCGTAGAAAACTGCATGTATATCACTATCGGGACCGGTGTGGGTGCTGGGGTTGTAGTCGGGGGCAAGATTATTAGCGGTTTTGCCCATCCTGAAGCAGGTCACATCAGCCTCAAACGTCATCCAGAGGACCACTATGAAGGTAAATGTCCTTTCCACCACGACTGCTTAGAAGGCATGGCTGCTGGGCCAGCGATTGAAGCACGTTGGGGTAAGAAGGGGATTGAACTCAGCAATGAGATGGAAGTCTGGAACTTAGAAGCCTACTACATTGCTCAAGCACTTTACAACTACTATTTGATTTTGAGTACTGAACGCTTTATCTTGGGTGGCGGGGTTATGAAGCAACGCCAACTCTTCCCAATGATTCGCGAACATTTGGTAGCCCTTAACAACAACTATGTGACCTTACCAGAATTAGAAGGTTTCATCGTGCCACCTGCTTTGGAAGATAATGCCGGCATTACCGGCTGTTACGAATTGGCTAAAGAACTCTTAGAAGCCAAGTAA